A window of Candidatus Omnitrophota bacterium contains these coding sequences:
- a CDS encoding HEAT repeat domain-containing protein: protein MYNYYTDVVWQVNIALFAIIALTYIVILFTIFFKDLLWQRRRRAILDLKNNIYEIVLANKEASSAVCLPSISDITPQQYIDIETNRNIDTTFFNETEQRFFRNCFIKPDNIAALENIITKSGNKWKKIEAMLCLGYTQTATSVALLKKLIYSKDKDIGYFSMISLGQIKTPESAGVLLDLLKKDPASGYKIISILEDFPKEIADDIAGLIDYHDPKVRLFALTLLSKFVSSAHIKKLEKLAHDQSAQVRAAACDCLRQTRNIEARPALVARLKDDNWLVRSRAVLALSKVMEDAAIPQVIGLINDASWSVVETVKTVMTEHIKASLPYIEKFLAGEDEVPKKYSVLALQNSGYLAELLNEVVSGKAKDAEVRLLQGVVRSRAHAGLDAVLSELQPEARTKALEILMKMEKV from the coding sequence ATGTATAATTATTATACTGATGTAGTTTGGCAGGTTAACATAGCGCTGTTCGCGATAATAGCGCTTACGTATATAGTTATACTCTTTACCATATTTTTCAAGGACCTTTTGTGGCAAAGGCGCCGCCGCGCCATCCTTGACTTAAAAAATAATATCTACGAAATAGTACTCGCCAATAAGGAAGCATCAAGCGCTGTCTGTTTGCCCTCAATTAGCGATATAACGCCGCAACAATACATAGATATCGAAACAAATAGAAACATAGATACCACATTTTTTAATGAAACAGAACAAAGATTCTTCAGGAATTGTTTTATAAAACCGGATAATATTGCCGCTCTGGAAAATATCATAACGAAGTCAGGGAATAAGTGGAAGAAGATAGAAGCGATGCTCTGTCTTGGATATACGCAGACAGCGACGTCCGTAGCTCTGCTTAAAAAGCTTATATACAGCAAGGACAAGGATATAGGGTATTTTTCGATGATTTCACTCGGGCAAATAAAAACGCCTGAATCTGCCGGGGTGCTGTTAGATCTTTTAAAGAAGGATCCGGCGAGCGGATATAAGATCATCTCTATACTTGAAGATTTCCCCAAAGAGATAGCCGATGATATTGCCGGATTGATAGATTATCACGATCCCAAAGTAAGATTATTTGCGCTTACCTTATTATCAAAGTTCGTTTCGTCCGCTCATATCAAGAAATTGGAAAAACTTGCGCATGATCAGTCTGCTCAAGTGCGCGCCGCTGCCTGTGATTGCCTGCGCCAGACCCGGAACATCGAAGCAAGACCGGCGCTTGTGGCGCGTCTTAAGGATGATAACTGGCTGGTGAGAAGCCGCGCGGTCCTCGCGTTGTCCAAGGTCATGGAGGACGCGGCCATACCCCAGGTGATAGGGCTTATTAACGATGCGTCATGGTCGGTGGTCGAGACGGTTAAGACCGTGATGACGGAACATATAAAGGCCTCGCTGCCGTATATAGAAAAATTTCTTGCCGGTGAAGACGAAGTGCCGAAAAAATATTCGGTTCTTGCCCTGCAGAATTCCGGCTATCTGGCAGAGTTATTAAATGAAGTAGTGTCAGGCAAAGCGAAAGATGCCGAAGTGCGGCTGTTACAGGGCGTGGTCAGATCAAGGGCCCACGCCGGGCTCGACGCGGTTTTGAGTGAACTCCAGCCTGAAGCGCGGACAAAGGCCCTTGAAATTTTGATGAAAATGGAAAAGGTATGA
- a CDS encoding NADH-quinone oxidoreductase subunit C: MPTKKEERIQSDLISKFAFLGDKVKVQRERRIFADVPAANFRDVLDYAVKELDFEFLCTMTGSDEGDNLGFMYHLARQDGGMLSLKITVPKGKGSIKTITDCFKGADIYEREVIDLLGAKVEGLPEGKRYPLPDDWPEGEYPLRKDWKKHA; this comes from the coding sequence ATGCCGACAAAAAAAGAAGAAAGAATACAAAGCGACCTGATATCCAAATTCGCGTTCCTGGGAGACAAGGTAAAAGTCCAGAGAGAGCGCAGGATCTTTGCCGATGTCCCTGCGGCGAATTTTAGAGATGTTCTTGATTACGCCGTGAAAGAATTGGATTTTGAATTTCTCTGCACAATGACAGGATCTGATGAAGGGGACAACCTGGGTTTTATGTATCATCTTGCAAGGCAGGATGGAGGGATGTTAAGCCTTAAGATAACCGTGCCTAAAGGAAAAGGAAGCATAAAGACCATTACGGATTGCTTCAAAGGCGCTGATATATATGAAAGAGAAGTTATAGATCTATTAGGCGCTAAAGTAGAGGGCCTTCCCGAGGGGAAGCGGTATCCGCTTCCCGATGATTGGCCGGAAGGCGAGTATCCTCTAAGGAAGGACTGGAAAAAACATGCATAA
- a CDS encoding YaiO family outer membrane beta-barrel protein — MAISFLVACSSAHAAEQADVEQLVQKLTPPLAVTAAKEPGKDSWYYDAYYEPGDVLQGTKRGHWNELDYTFGYTRKNITGYMFISQQERFDNKNNAASLGAYINMDKDQYAHFEGGLGWGGKMFLYQLQSIVEYGHRIYENLFGQVGYTYRLYRGLGDDTHLVTPGLIYYFGDSYLSANYGASYMESHDTASIGVFKGDFAITKFLRWNCGIAFGGRLYDINGSDAADEQGYILFTGISINLYKGISCRFGYTYGTEDPKFIKRSIYYAVSAKF, encoded by the coding sequence ATGGCGATATCTTTTTTAGTGGCGTGCTCTTCTGCTCACGCCGCTGAACAGGCCGATGTAGAGCAGCTGGTACAGAAACTAACCCCGCCGCTTGCTGTGACGGCAGCGAAAGAACCGGGGAAAGACAGTTGGTATTACGATGCCTATTACGAACCCGGCGACGTGCTTCAGGGCACAAAGAGGGGGCATTGGAATGAACTTGACTATACCTTCGGCTATACTCGCAAAAATATCACAGGCTACATGTTTATTTCTCAACAGGAGAGGTTTGATAATAAAAACAATGCGGCAAGTCTGGGCGCATATATAAATATGGATAAGGACCAATATGCGCATTTTGAAGGCGGCTTGGGTTGGGGCGGCAAGATGTTCTTATATCAATTGCAATCCATAGTCGAGTACGGTCACCGGATTTATGAAAATCTTTTCGGCCAAGTAGGCTATACATATCGTCTTTACAGAGGTCTGGGCGACGATACGCATCTGGTTACACCCGGCCTCATTTATTATTTTGGTGACAGCTACTTAAGCGCGAATTATGGCGCCAGCTACATGGAGAGCCACGATACCGCCTCTATCGGTGTATTCAAGGGCGATTTTGCGATAACTAAATTTTTACGCTGGAACTGCGGCATAGCTTTCGGCGGCAGATTGTACGATATAAACGGGTCCGATGCCGCCGATGAACAGGGGTACATACTCTTTACGGGGATTAGCATTAATTTATATAAAGGTATAAGCTGCAGGTTTGGGTACACTTACGGGACAGAAGACCCGAAATTTATAAAGCGCTCCATATATTACGCCGTATCGGCAAAGTTCTAA
- a CDS encoding NADH-quinone oxidoreductase subunit L, with protein MESNILLAVVFVPIVGSLFLPFIGAISTRARNLTSLVLVLVSLVGSCLLIPHVASGNKVLILKPFPLGFNFALTADMLAVFMAIVSSLVGAIIVLYSFGYISHYTNQNEYYLMVTLFLGSMMGIVFSSNLIFIYLFWEITAIASWRLIGFFREPKHVLRADKAFLVTVFGSLVMLVGFIMIFQQTGSFDLVVIKEVLQNNPIPNIVVMFILFGILSKSATLPFHTWLPDAGVAPSPVTALLHAAVLVKIGVYVFARLFIATFTFSQVWHIALPWLAALSALVSAGAALVETDMKRIIAYSTVSQIGFIFLGFAIGTPIGVAGSLLFILMHGLAKGGLFLCAGIVEQNAKTKDISQMGGFLNKMPITAASFLICAFSVMGVPPFGGFFSKFMVLASAAASGQEWLVGTYIFIALLTILYLFRIFNKIFLGGLQGAPEKEGSPVMVFSVALLAALSLIGGVCIAYPSLFAQGAIKQMMGI; from the coding sequence ATGGAATCCAATATTTTATTAGCAGTAGTCTTTGTTCCTATAGTAGGCTCGCTTTTTCTTCCCTTTATAGGGGCTATTTCCACCAGGGCAAGGAATCTGACATCTTTAGTCCTTGTGTTGGTTTCCCTGGTAGGATCATGCCTTCTTATACCCCATGTCGCGTCGGGCAATAAGGTATTGATATTAAAACCATTTCCGCTGGGGTTTAATTTTGCCCTTACAGCCGATATGCTGGCGGTATTCATGGCCATAGTCTCTTCTTTGGTAGGCGCGATAATAGTCCTGTACTCCTTCGGTTATATAAGCCACTATACCAATCAAAACGAATATTACCTTATGGTAACACTATTCCTTGGCTCTATGATGGGCATAGTATTTTCTTCCAACCTTATATTTATATATCTATTCTGGGAGATAACGGCTATCGCAAGCTGGCGTCTTATAGGCTTTTTCAGGGAGCCAAAGCATGTTTTACGGGCAGACAAAGCATTTTTAGTAACAGTATTCGGTTCGCTGGTGATGCTGGTCGGATTTATTATGATATTCCAACAGACCGGCTCATTCGACCTGGTTGTAATAAAAGAAGTTTTGCAGAATAACCCCATACCTAATATAGTGGTAATGTTCATACTGTTCGGAATACTTTCAAAATCAGCCACACTGCCTTTTCATACATGGCTTCCCGACGCAGGCGTGGCCCCATCACCAGTAACAGCGCTTCTCCACGCGGCCGTGCTTGTAAAGATAGGTGTATATGTATTCGCAAGGTTATTTATCGCCACATTTACCTTTAGCCAGGTGTGGCATATTGCGCTGCCATGGTTAGCCGCGTTGAGCGCGCTTGTATCCGCCGGCGCCGCATTGGTTGAAACTGACATGAAAAGAATCATCGCGTATTCCACTGTAAGCCAGATAGGATTTATATTCTTAGGGTTTGCGATAGGCACGCCCATAGGAGTTGCCGGTTCGTTATTATTTATATTGATGCATGGCCTGGCAAAAGGGGGATTATTCCTCTGCGCCGGTATAGTGGAACAGAATGCCAAGACCAAAGACATAAGCCAGATGGGCGGCTTTCTCAATAAGATGCCTATAACGGCGGCCTCATTTCTAATATGCGCCTTTTCTGTCATGGGGGTGCCTCCTTTTGGAGGATTCTTCTCGAAATTCATGGTCCTGGCAAGCGCTGCCGCCAGCGGGCAGGAGTGGCTCGTCGGCACTTATATATTTATAGCGCTGTTGACAATCCTTTATCTATTCAGGATATTTAATAAGATATTTTTGGGCGGGCTGCAGGGTGCTCCTGAAAAAGAAGGGTCGCCGGTAATGGTATTCAGCGTTGCCTTACTCGCGGCCTTATCGCTTATCGGCGGCGTATGTATAGCTTATCCGTCGCTTTTTGCCCAAGGCGCCATTAAACAGATGATGGGTATTTAA
- a CDS encoding proton-conducting transporter membrane subunit — protein sequence MTSNTVLLPILIPIIGAVLTLVTPNKILHRRGVNTAAVGSIIALIATAATLLTATTLFNKNIAFSVPWAGFGFEFSLKCYKFSSFIMLAAAFFGFLIALYSNAFLKDKNYAKSFYAYFLITLSFVNGTVLADNLVLLLFFWEGLLATLFLMIAIGNPNAFKTATKAFVIVGLSDLCFMVGAALAGKMAGTYSISQMHISLAGLGGLAFIFLMIGTIAKAGSMPFHTWIPDAAIDAPLPFMAFLPAAIEKLVGIYFLTRLSLDMFKLEPHSWVSTLMMSVGAITIILAVAMALIQKDFKRLLSYHAISQVGYMILGIGTLVPAGIIGGLFHMLNNSLYKCCLFLTGGAVEKQTGTTDLNKLGGLWNKMPVTFACFVIAAVSISGVPPFNGFFSKELVYDAALERGMVFYLAAVGGSFLTAASFLKLGHAAFIDKQRTKLEATKEAPLSMLVPMVVIALICVVFGLWNSLPINGLIQPSVSEHWLEGKTFAGFPTNIMLVVVTIVVLIAALLNHIYGVKKSGSGLRAADHIYHAPVLSNIYGKAEKRFFDPYDIGLKFVSVVSKVTWGMDKAIDWVYNDFSVKVSYGVSFMVRKVQNGNYVRYIILAVSGAVLVVVFLIKGAG from the coding sequence ATGACGAGCAATACGGTCCTCTTACCTATATTAATACCTATCATAGGGGCGGTTCTGACGCTCGTAACGCCGAATAAGATATTACACCGCCGCGGTGTTAACACCGCGGCGGTGGGGTCTATTATTGCCCTAATAGCGACAGCCGCTACGCTTCTGACCGCCACGACATTATTCAATAAGAATATCGCTTTTTCCGTTCCGTGGGCGGGGTTTGGTTTCGAATTCTCCCTAAAATGCTATAAGTTCAGCTCCTTCATAATGCTGGCCGCGGCATTTTTTGGATTTTTAATAGCTCTCTATTCAAACGCATTCCTTAAGGACAAAAATTATGCAAAATCTTTTTACGCCTATTTTCTTATCACGCTTTCTTTCGTAAACGGAACAGTCCTTGCCGACAACCTGGTGCTGCTGCTCTTCTTCTGGGAAGGCCTGCTTGCCACTTTATTCCTGATGATCGCCATAGGCAATCCAAACGCGTTCAAGACCGCGACAAAGGCATTTGTTATAGTGGGCCTAAGCGATCTTTGTTTCATGGTAGGCGCGGCGTTGGCAGGCAAGATGGCGGGAACTTACTCAATATCGCAGATGCATATATCCTTAGCCGGCCTTGGCGGCCTGGCTTTCATATTTTTGATGATAGGGACGATCGCGAAGGCCGGGTCTATGCCTTTTCATACATGGATACCCGACGCCGCTATAGATGCGCCGCTTCCATTCATGGCATTTCTGCCGGCGGCCATAGAAAAACTGGTAGGGATATATTTTCTTACCCGCCTTTCGCTGGATATGTTCAAACTCGAGCCGCATTCATGGGTAAGCACGCTCATGATGTCCGTCGGGGCTATAACCATAATTTTGGCCGTCGCTATGGCATTGATACAGAAAGATTTCAAGAGGCTGCTTTCGTATCACGCGATAAGCCAGGTGGGTTATATGATATTAGGTATAGGCACGCTTGTACCTGCGGGTATTATAGGCGGACTCTTCCATATGCTGAATAATTCATTATACAAATGCTGCCTCTTCCTCACGGGCGGAGCGGTTGAAAAACAGACCGGCACTACAGATCTTAACAAGTTGGGCGGGTTGTGGAATAAGATGCCGGTTACATTCGCGTGTTTTGTTATAGCCGCGGTTTCGATATCCGGAGTGCCGCCATTTAACGGTTTCTTCTCCAAGGAGCTTGTGTATGACGCCGCGCTGGAGCGCGGGATGGTATTTTATCTGGCCGCGGTAGGAGGTTCCTTCCTCACAGCGGCATCATTTTTAAAGCTGGGCCATGCGGCATTTATTGATAAGCAAAGGACAAAATTGGAAGCCACTAAAGAGGCGCCGCTTTCGATGCTCGTTCCTATGGTAGTGATAGCGCTGATCTGCGTAGTGTTCGGCCTGTGGAATTCACTGCCTATTAACGGTCTTATCCAGCCGTCGGTATCGGAACACTGGCTGGAAGGTAAAACATTCGCGGGATTTCCGACAAATATCATGCTTGTGGTCGTCACCATAGTTGTGCTTATAGCAGCGCTCTTAAATCATATATACGGCGTGAAAAAAAGCGGATCGGGTTTGAGGGCCGCCGATCACATATATCATGCCCCGGTCCTTTCCAATATATATGGAAAGGCCGAAAAGAGATTCTTCGACCCCTATGATATAGGGTTAAAATTCGTAAGCGTGGTATCAAAAGTAACATGGGGCATGGACAAGGCTATAGACTGGGTCTATAACGATTTTAGCGTAAAAGTTTCATATGGCGTTTCCTTCATGGTAAGAAAAGTTCAGAACGGAAACTATGTAAGATATATAATACTGGCTGTTTCAGGCGCTGTGCTGGTAGTAGTGTTTTTAATAAAAGGAGCCGGTTAA
- a CDS encoding proton-conducting transporter membrane subunit encodes MPSLLILLPLFGVIVLNLPLGNIMRRLAFIFAFGLFLMQIVLAIFHYPGIWTDKLQAVDTFFKVTFAVDHLSFIVILSIGIVSLTSLMVGRYTIADEDKRFNFINLLIIASLGMCGIVMVQDIFSLYVFLEVVAVSAFILIALDREKKALEGAFKYIVMSAIATIMMLSSIALIILVAGDTSFTAVRQALLVSSDAFIVKLAIGLFICGLFVKGGLVPFHGWLPDAYSQAPSAVSVLLAGIVTKVSGIYTLIRLTTAIFGFTGNIKGVLLLVGVISMLFGAFAALTQNNFKRMLAYSSISQVGYILAGLGTGIALGVVGAIFHLFNHAIFKSLLFVNSAAVEKKTGLVDMDTMGGLSEKMPVTGATSLVGFLSTSGIPPFAGFWSKLMIIIALWFSGHYAYAVIAIMASVLTLAYLLTMQRKVFFGKLAGAFSDIKEAEFGFVAVQVVLALITIGVGVFFPIIFNAYLTQFIR; translated from the coding sequence ATGCCCTCATTGCTTATACTGTTGCCGCTTTTTGGGGTTATAGTGCTTAACCTGCCTCTTGGTAATATCATGAGGCGGTTGGCATTCATATTTGCTTTCGGATTATTCCTTATGCAGATAGTCCTCGCTATATTCCATTATCCGGGGATTTGGACAGATAAGCTTCAGGCGGTAGACACATTCTTTAAGGTCACTTTTGCCGTCGATCATTTGAGTTTTATAGTCATTCTTTCCATAGGCATAGTATCGCTTACCAGCCTTATGGTGGGCCGTTACACTATAGCCGATGAGGATAAAAGGTTTAATTTTATCAACCTTCTTATAATAGCCTCTCTCGGAATGTGCGGCATAGTCATGGTGCAGGACATATTCTCATTATACGTATTTTTGGAAGTAGTCGCGGTATCAGCTTTCATACTTATAGCGCTGGATAGGGAAAAAAAGGCCCTCGAGGGCGCGTTCAAATATATAGTAATGTCCGCGATAGCCACCATAATGATGCTCTCATCCATAGCGCTTATCATTTTGGTCGCCGGCGATACGTCGTTTACCGCTGTAAGGCAGGCCCTCTTAGTATCTTCCGACGCTTTTATTGTAAAACTCGCGATAGGTTTATTCATATGCGGCCTCTTTGTAAAAGGGGGGCTGGTGCCGTTTCACGGCTGGCTTCCCGACGCGTATTCGCAGGCGCCTTCGGCCGTATCGGTCTTACTTGCGGGCATAGTTACAAAGGTTTCTGGCATCTATACGCTGATAAGGCTCACCACGGCAATATTCGGTTTTACCGGGAATATTAAAGGCGTATTATTGCTTGTCGGGGTGATATCGATGCTTTTCGGCGCCTTCGCCGCTTTGACCCAGAACAATTTTAAGCGCATGCTCGCTTATTCGAGCATAAGCCAGGTGGGGTATATCCTGGCAGGGCTCGGTACCGGGATAGCTTTGGGCGTGGTAGGCGCCATATTTCATTTATTTAACCACGCGATATTTAAATCGCTTTTATTTGTAAATTCTGCGGCTGTCGAGAAAAAGACGGGCCTGGTAGATATGGATACAATGGGAGGTTTGTCGGAAAAGATGCCCGTCACGGGAGCGACTTCATTAGTTGGGTTTCTCTCGACCAGCGGGATACCTCCTTTTGCCGGTTTCTGGAGCAAATTAATGATAATAATAGCGCTATGGTTCTCGGGCCATTACGCTTACGCGGTAATAGCTATCATGGCGAGTGTTTTGACGCTCGCGTATCTGTTAACTATGCAGAGAAAAGTATTTTTCGGAAAACTTGCCGGAGCTTTTAGCGATATAAAAGAAGCGGAATTCGGTTTTGTCGCTGTGCAGGTAGTATTGGCTTTAATTACTATAGGTGTCGGGGTGTTTTTCCCGATAATATTTAACGCTTACCTTACACAATTTATAAGATGA
- a CDS encoding response regulator, translating to MAKKKILVVDDEIDFTELMKLRLEASGYDVIILNSGEDALNTVKTDKPDAVLLDIMMPGTDGIAVLKQIRALDAKLPVFMVTAFSNEERIKLAGKLNATGFIVKSRQDISEEIKNITRAIEIADKYREKRG from the coding sequence ATGGCAAAGAAAAAAATATTGGTAGTAGATGACGAAATAGATTTTACCGAACTGATGAAACTCAGGCTCGAAGCAAGCGGCTACGATGTGATAATCTTGAATAGCGGCGAAGATGCCCTGAATACGGTAAAGACGGATAAGCCCGACGCAGTACTTTTGGACATAATGATGCCCGGCACAGACGGGATCGCAGTATTAAAACAAATCCGCGCACTTGATGCAAAACTTCCGGTATTCATGGTTACGGCTTTTTCCAATGAAGAGAGGATAAAATTGGCGGGAAAATTAAACGCCACGGGTTTTATAGTAAAGTCACGCCAGGATATTTCCGAAGAGATCAAAAATATAACGCGCGCGATAGAAATAGCCGATAAATACAGGGAAAAACGTGGTTAG
- a CDS encoding glycosyltransferase, producing the protein MIPKIIYTVFIASIGYFLILTVYYIFLALVGSIEEMKRALQGEDENYSLFYLSPLKLPVSIVVPVHNEEDWIADSLKSFLSLNYPEFEIILVNDGSTDKTLDIMDGILKLIPTDSMYIKHYKDGRVRGILKSKLCPNVTVIDKDAGNKKAGAVNAGLNLAKYDYICVVDADTILERDALLTVMAQIGKEPDKIIGAGSSFGLVNGFKIKDGMVVDHSFSYNPLIAYQNIEYMRSFIGNRLAWSRYNAMPNVAGGFGVWRKDVLYELGGFSAEFTCEDIELTFRAHDYIVKNREKGYKIIMLPYYVGWTEGPGDIKSLISQRNRWQRVVDETVWRYKYMTLNPRYGMFGFLAMPYFVLYEVLGVFVEIISIALVAVGAILGVLNWNIFAAFFLFMLLSQAFVALLSILAFVERQRLFRLKYVMYLGILACMEFLWYRWIISIAKVAGTIDFLNLKKTYDQYARQKRA; encoded by the coding sequence ATGATTCCTAAGATTATTTATACCGTATTTATCGCCTCAATCGGATACTTTTTGATCCTTACGGTTTATTACATATTTCTCGCCCTCGTCGGCTCCATCGAAGAAATGAAAAGAGCGCTGCAGGGCGAAGATGAGAATTATTCGTTATTTTATCTTTCCCCTCTAAAGCTTCCGGTCTCCATAGTGGTGCCCGTTCACAACGAGGAAGACTGGATAGCCGATTCCTTAAAATCATTTCTTAGCCTGAATTACCCCGAATTCGAGATCATTCTTGTAAACGACGGATCTACGGATAAGACTCTGGATATTATGGATGGGATACTTAAACTCATTCCGACAGATTCTATGTATATAAAACATTACAAAGACGGTAGGGTCCGCGGGATACTAAAGAGCAAGCTGTGTCCCAATGTTACGGTTATAGACAAGGACGCGGGGAATAAAAAAGCGGGCGCTGTCAATGCGGGCCTAAATCTGGCCAAATATGATTATATATGTGTTGTCGATGCCGATACCATACTTGAGAGGGATGCGTTGTTGACCGTCATGGCGCAAATCGGGAAAGAACCTGATAAGATCATAGGCGCGGGGAGCTCTTTCGGCCTGGTAAATGGATTTAAGATAAAAGACGGGATGGTTGTCGATCATAGTTTTTCTTACAATCCGCTTATCGCCTACCAGAATATAGAGTATATGCGCTCATTTATAGGCAATCGTCTGGCATGGTCGAGATACAATGCTATGCCCAATGTCGCCGGCGGATTTGGTGTATGGCGCAAGGATGTGTTATATGAACTTGGAGGATTTTCCGCCGAGTTTACATGCGAAGATATAGAGCTGACATTCAGAGCCCACGATTATATAGTTAAGAATAGAGAAAAAGGGTACAAGATAATAATGTTGCCTTACTATGTGGGATGGACAGAAGGGCCCGGTGACATAAAATCTTTGATATCTCAGCGCAATCGCTGGCAGAGAGTTGTCGATGAAACTGTGTGGAGATATAAATATATGACATTAAACCCCCGGTATGGGATGTTCGGGTTTCTTGCTATGCCATATTTTGTCCTATACGAGGTTCTCGGTGTCTTTGTCGAGATCATAAGCATAGCATTGGTAGCCGTCGGCGCTATTTTAGGCGTCCTTAATTGGAATATCTTTGCAGCTTTCTTTTTATTTATGCTTCTGTCGCAGGCATTCGTGGCGCTGCTTTCCATATTGGCTTTTGTCGAGCGGCAAAGGTTATTCCGGTTAAAATATGTAATGTACCTTGGCATACTGGCATGTATGGAGTTTTTATGGTACAGATGGATAATAAGTATAGCTAAGGTTGCGGGAACTATAGATTTTCTCAATCTGAAAAAAACATACGACCAGTATGCGCGGCAAAAACGAGCTTGA
- the nuoB gene encoding NADH-quinone oxidoreductase subunit NuoB encodes MPPNKNIMSVITKLVNWSRLKSPWLLHFNTGACNACDIEIVAALTPRYDIERFGAQLKGTPRHADIIMCSGPVTRKIAPRLKRIWCQMPEPKFVVVVGTCACSGGVFDGCYNVESGIDAVLPVAAYIPGCPASPKAIIDGVVKLLSSLEEKERAQKKK; translated from the coding sequence GTGCCCCCCAACAAAAATATTATGAGCGTAATAACAAAACTGGTAAACTGGTCAAGATTAAAATCGCCGTGGCTTTTGCATTTCAATACGGGTGCCTGCAACGCGTGCGATATAGAGATAGTGGCTGCCCTGACACCCAGGTATGACATCGAGCGTTTCGGCGCGCAGCTGAAAGGCACGCCCAGGCACGCGGATATAATTATGTGCTCCGGGCCTGTCACCAGAAAGATAGCGCCCCGCTTAAAGCGCATATGGTGCCAGATGCCCGAACCGAAATTTGTAGTTGTCGTGGGGACTTGCGCCTGTTCAGGCGGAGTTTTTGACGGCTGTTATAATGTCGAGTCTGGCATAGACGCGGTATTGCCGGTAGCCGCTTATATCCCGGGCTGCCCGGCAAGCCCCAAGGCGATAATCGACGGCGTCGTTAAGTTGTTATCGAGCCTGGAAGAAAAAGAACGCGCGCAGAAGAAAAAATAA
- a CDS encoding NADH-quinone oxidoreductase subunit K, with protein sequence MIAVIIMLFIAGLYCVLVTRNLMRVLIGLELLTKAVTLLLILMGYATGREALAQSIVITLIVIEVVVIAVMAGVILSIYRHTGSLDAGNIKSLKG encoded by the coding sequence ATGATCGCGGTAATAATAATGTTATTCATCGCAGGGCTGTATTGCGTTCTCGTTACGCGCAACTTAATGAGAGTCCTCATAGGCCTGGAACTGCTCACAAAGGCCGTGACGCTTCTTTTGATACTGATGGGTTACGCGACGGGCCGCGAAGCGCTTGCGCAGTCTATAGTCATAACATTGATAGTCATAGAAGTGGTTGTAATAGCGGTGATGGCGGGTGTTATATTAAGCATATACAGGCATACAGGATCGCTTGACGCCGGCAATATAAAGAGTTTAAAAGGATAA